The following proteins come from a genomic window of Synechococcus sp. NB0720_010:
- the ppc gene encoding phosphoenolpyruvate carboxylase, which produces MIMQRTPAETASMGPTLAATEASAPAAEPRVTRLLGDRLELVEDLWQTVLRSECPAPQAERLLRMKALSNRIDGGAPDQASEAATEEIVQLIRDMDLAEAIAAARSFSLYFQLVNILEQHIEEDSYLASLRPHHAEELSDPFVPPLASQSSPATFRELFTRLRGLGVPPAQIEQLLQELDIRLVFTAHPTEIVRHTVRHKQRRVASLIQQLQKSQLLHPEERDNLRQQLEEEIRLWWRTDELHQFKPSVLDEVDYALHYFQQVLFEAMPQLRQRIRTALGANYPDVLPPSDAFCTFGSWVGSDRDGNPSVTPDITWRTASYQRQLMLDRYLAAVEDLRDQLSISMQWSQVSAPLLESLEMDRLRFPEVYEERAARYRLEPYRLKISYVIERLRLTLARNQQQAAAGWDAPHEPRPAQPDFGNQGAMPAPPAPELHYGTVDEFRTDLELINESLQGSGLSCEPLDNLIAQVHTFAFCLASLDIRQESTRHSDALDELTRYLQMPTPYGEMDEEQRISWLMSELQTRRPLIPAAVKWSPLTAETFDVLRVVKRLQQEFGSRICRTYVISMSHTVSDLLEVLLLAKEAGLVDPTAQRSDLLVIPLFETVEDLKAAPGVMERLFSEDFYRQLIASSSPNGRPLQELMLGYSDSNKDSGFLSSNWEIHQAQIALQQLARRHDVCLRLFHGRGGSVGRGGGPAYQAILAQPSGTLNGRIKITEQGEVLASKYSLPELALYNLETVTTAVIQNSLVTSHVDDTPDWNELMVRLAARSRSHYRSLVHDNPDLVGFFQQCTPIEEISKLQISSRPARRKSGAKDLSSLRAIPWVFGWTQSRFLLPSWFGVGTALQEELSGDPGQMELFQQLYQRWPFFRMLISKVEMTLSKVDLDLAHHYVQSLGRPESREAFEEIFAVIAREFVLTRDLVLAITGHERLLDGDPALQLSVELRNRTIIPLGFLQVALLRRLRDQNRQPPMSEEATRDDGRTYSRSELLRGALLTINGIAAGMRNTG; this is translated from the coding sequence ATGATCATGCAGCGCACCCCTGCCGAAACCGCCTCTATGGGGCCCACCCTCGCCGCAACTGAAGCCTCTGCTCCTGCGGCTGAGCCTCGGGTCACCCGACTCCTTGGCGATCGGTTGGAGCTGGTGGAGGACCTCTGGCAGACGGTGCTGCGCAGTGAATGTCCTGCCCCCCAGGCGGAACGGTTGCTGCGGATGAAAGCGTTGAGCAACCGCATCGACGGCGGCGCTCCCGACCAGGCATCCGAGGCGGCGACCGAGGAGATCGTGCAGCTGATCCGCGACATGGATCTGGCTGAAGCCATTGCTGCCGCTCGCTCCTTTTCCCTCTATTTCCAGCTGGTCAACATCCTTGAGCAGCACATCGAGGAGGACAGCTATCTCGCCAGCCTTCGGCCCCACCACGCTGAAGAGCTGAGCGATCCCTTTGTTCCGCCCCTGGCGAGCCAGAGTTCGCCCGCGACCTTCCGAGAGCTCTTCACCCGGCTGCGGGGCCTTGGCGTTCCTCCGGCCCAGATCGAGCAGCTGCTGCAGGAGCTCGATATCCGGCTGGTGTTCACCGCCCACCCCACGGAGATCGTTCGTCACACCGTGCGCCACAAGCAGCGCCGGGTGGCCTCCCTGATCCAACAGCTCCAGAAGAGTCAGCTGCTGCATCCCGAGGAACGGGACAACCTCCGTCAGCAGTTGGAGGAGGAAATCCGCCTCTGGTGGCGCACCGACGAGCTGCACCAGTTCAAGCCCTCCGTCCTCGATGAGGTCGATTACGCCCTGCACTACTTCCAGCAGGTGCTGTTTGAGGCGATGCCCCAGCTGCGCCAGCGGATTCGCACGGCCCTGGGTGCCAACTACCCCGATGTTCTGCCCCCGAGCGACGCCTTCTGCACCTTTGGCTCTTGGGTTGGATCCGACCGCGACGGCAACCCCTCGGTCACCCCGGACATCACCTGGCGGACGGCGTCTTATCAGCGTCAGCTGATGCTCGATCGCTACTTGGCTGCGGTGGAGGACCTCCGCGATCAGCTGAGTATTTCGATGCAGTGGAGCCAGGTCAGCGCTCCCCTGCTCGAGTCCCTCGAGATGGACCGCCTTCGCTTCCCGGAGGTCTACGAAGAGCGGGCGGCCCGCTACCGGTTGGAGCCCTATCGTCTCAAAATCAGCTACGTCATTGAGCGGCTGCGGCTGACCTTGGCACGCAACCAGCAGCAGGCGGCTGCCGGCTGGGATGCACCCCACGAACCGCGGCCGGCCCAGCCCGACTTTGGCAATCAGGGCGCCATGCCTGCTCCCCCCGCACCGGAGCTGCACTACGGAACGGTCGATGAGTTCCGCACCGATCTGGAGCTGATCAACGAAAGCCTGCAGGGCAGCGGCTTGAGCTGTGAGCCCCTGGACAACCTGATCGCCCAGGTCCACACCTTCGCGTTCTGCCTGGCCAGCCTCGATATCCGCCAGGAGAGCACCCGTCACAGCGATGCCCTCGATGAGCTGACCCGCTACCTGCAGATGCCCACTCCCTATGGGGAGATGGACGAGGAGCAGCGGATCAGCTGGTTGATGTCTGAGCTGCAGACCCGCCGTCCGCTCATTCCTGCGGCCGTTAAGTGGAGCCCCCTGACGGCTGAAACCTTTGATGTTCTGCGCGTCGTCAAACGGCTGCAGCAGGAGTTCGGCTCCCGCATCTGCCGCACCTACGTGATCTCGATGAGTCACACGGTGTCGGATCTGCTCGAGGTGTTGTTGCTGGCCAAGGAGGCCGGCCTGGTGGATCCGACCGCCCAGCGCTCCGACCTCTTGGTGATCCCCCTGTTTGAAACGGTGGAGGATCTCAAGGCTGCTCCTGGCGTGATGGAGCGGCTGTTTAGCGAGGACTTCTATCGCCAGCTGATAGCCAGTTCCAGCCCCAACGGGCGGCCGCTGCAGGAGCTGATGCTCGGCTACTCCGACAGCAACAAAGACTCCGGCTTCCTCTCCAGTAACTGGGAGATCCACCAGGCCCAAATCGCTCTGCAGCAGTTGGCGAGACGCCATGACGTCTGCCTGCGCCTCTTCCACGGCCGCGGCGGCTCCGTGGGACGGGGCGGTGGTCCGGCCTACCAGGCGATCCTGGCGCAACCCAGCGGCACCCTGAATGGCCGCATCAAGATCACCGAGCAAGGGGAGGTCTTGGCCTCCAAGTACTCCTTGCCGGAGCTGGCGCTCTACAACCTGGAGACGGTTACCACCGCGGTGATTCAGAACAGTCTGGTCACCAGCCACGTGGATGACACGCCGGACTGGAATGAACTGATGGTTCGGCTGGCAGCTCGCTCCCGCAGCCACTACCGCTCCCTCGTCCACGACAACCCTGATCTGGTCGGCTTCTTCCAGCAGTGCACCCCGATCGAAGAGATCAGCAAATTGCAGATCTCTAGCCGTCCTGCCCGGCGCAAGAGCGGTGCCAAGGATCTCTCCAGCCTGCGCGCCATCCCCTGGGTGTTTGGTTGGACCCAGAGCCGCTTCCTCCTGCCTAGTTGGTTCGGCGTGGGCACGGCCCTGCAGGAGGAACTCAGCGGGGACCCCGGTCAGATGGAGTTGTTCCAGCAGCTCTATCAGCGCTGGCCCTTCTTCCGGATGCTGATCTCGAAGGTGGAGATGACCCTCTCCAAGGTCGACCTGGATCTGGCCCACCACTACGTCCAGTCCCTGGGACGCCCGGAGTCCCGCGAGGCCTTTGAGGAGATCTTCGCGGTGATTGCCCGCGAGTTTGTGCTCACGCGGGATCTGGTCCTGGCCATCACCGGCCATGAGCGTCTGCTCGATGGGGATCCGGCCCTGCAGCTCTCGGTTGAGCTGCGCAACCGCACGATCATCCCGCTGGGATTCCTGCAGGTGGCCCTGTTGCGGCGGCTGCGGGATCAGAACCGCCAGCCGCCCATGAGCGAAGAGGCGACTCGCGACGACGGCCGGACCTACAGCCGCAGTGAGCTGCTGCGCGGCGCGTTGTTGACGATCAATGGCATTGCCGCGGGCATGCGCAATACCGGTTGA
- the gshA gene encoding glutamate--cysteine ligase produces MSSPLLLKGFEVELYTGRPDGTVVGCSAEVAAALEGFVTEPDCRNLEYITPPAASYATQLALLLEPRRRLRPWLAQRGLTLLPGSTLSTGDSQRFERSDPKNPYHAYIEATYGTRVVTASVHINLGLTDPDQLFAACRLVRCEAALLLALSACSPFVDGQVTGAHSQRWLQFPLTPEQVPLFLNHGHYIDWVEEQLQLGTMQNVRHLWTSVRPNGERRPYDLNRLEIRICDLVADPQLLLALTAFVELRIHQLLRDPAACDPLQASDLDPQALAALADSNDQAAARSSLDAELRHWRDGAPITARAWIAAELAGLQSLAGELGLAELLLPLQQVLSQGNQAMQWLEAHAQGVSVAELIASAAADLEQLETRLGAQSTINEAGTLG; encoded by the coding sequence ATGAGCAGCCCTCTGTTGCTCAAGGGTTTTGAGGTCGAGCTCTACACCGGCCGTCCCGACGGGACGGTGGTGGGATGTTCGGCTGAAGTCGCGGCGGCCCTCGAGGGGTTTGTCACCGAGCCGGATTGCCGCAATCTCGAATACATCACCCCCCCTGCGGCCAGCTACGCCACCCAGCTGGCCCTGCTGCTGGAGCCCCGGCGGCGGCTGCGCCCTTGGCTGGCCCAACGGGGACTGACCCTGCTGCCTGGCAGCACCTTGAGCACCGGGGATAGCCAGCGTTTTGAGCGCTCAGACCCGAAGAACCCTTATCACGCCTACATCGAGGCCACCTACGGCACCCGGGTCGTGACCGCCAGTGTCCACATCAACCTGGGGCTCACCGATCCGGATCAGCTGTTTGCGGCCTGCCGCCTGGTGCGTTGTGAGGCGGCCTTGCTGTTGGCCTTGAGTGCCTGCTCGCCCTTCGTCGATGGGCAGGTCACGGGCGCCCATTCCCAGCGTTGGCTCCAGTTCCCGCTAACTCCTGAGCAGGTGCCCCTGTTCTTGAACCACGGGCACTACATCGACTGGGTGGAGGAGCAGCTGCAGTTAGGCACGATGCAAAACGTGCGCCATCTCTGGACCTCCGTACGCCCCAACGGTGAGCGGCGCCCCTACGACCTCAATCGCCTGGAGATTCGCATCTGTGACCTGGTGGCGGATCCCCAGTTGCTGTTGGCCCTGACGGCGTTTGTGGAGCTGCGCATTCACCAACTCCTCCGAGATCCTGCGGCCTGCGACCCGCTGCAGGCCAGTGACTTGGATCCCCAAGCCCTGGCAGCCCTTGCTGATTCCAATGATCAGGCGGCGGCGCGCAGCAGCCTGGACGCTGAACTCCGCCACTGGCGTGATGGTGCACCGATCACGGCCCGCGCATGGATTGCCGCTGAGCTCGCCGGTCTGCAGTCCCTGGCCGGGGAGCTGGGCCTGGCTGAGCTGCTGCTTCCCCTTCAGCAAGTGTTGAGCCAGGGCAACCAGGCGATGCAATGGCTGGAGGCCCATGCCCAGGGCGTGTCTGTGGCAGAGCTGATTGCCTCGGCCGCAGCGGATCTCGAGCAGTTGGAAACCCGTCTTGGTGCGCAAAGCACCATCAACGAGGCAGGCACTTTGGGATGA
- a CDS encoding anthranilate synthase component I family protein has protein sequence MPSPDRATVLAQAKAGSNYIPIWRTWPADLETPLTTWLKVGAGSDHGVLLESVEGGERIGRWSFVVSDPLWTLSVRGESAEQRWRDGRSSALSGNPFDLLRDTLAAYDAPAVPGLPPLGQLFGFWGYELIRWIEPSVPIHPTDPEGPPDGCWMLADSLLAFDQVKRQLTAVAYVNLHDEPDATAAYDAAMARLDALEQRMHQPLPSGVTPLDWRDADAVDLPTSSNRSRDEFEAAVLTAKEHIAAGDVFQLVISQRLETPVEREPFELYRSLRMVNPSPYMAFFNFGGWYLIGSSPEVMVKAEPMADGSGRVKVSLRPIAGTRPRGRSEAEDLALEKDLLADPKERAEHVMLVDLGRNDLGRVCVPGSVSVSELMVIERYSHVMHIVSEVEGLLDPERDVWDLLMASFPAGTVSGAPKIRAMQLIHALEPDARGPYSGVYGAMDLSGALNTAITIRTMVVLPDGDGRWRVQVQAGAGLVADSVPASEFQETLNKARGMLKALACLA, from the coding sequence ATGCCCTCCCCTGACCGCGCGACAGTTCTGGCCCAGGCCAAGGCGGGTAGCAACTACATCCCGATCTGGCGCACCTGGCCGGCGGACCTGGAGACGCCCCTGACCACCTGGCTGAAGGTGGGAGCCGGCAGTGACCACGGCGTCTTGCTGGAGTCCGTCGAAGGCGGTGAGCGGATCGGCCGCTGGAGCTTTGTCGTCAGCGATCCGCTCTGGACCCTCAGTGTGCGCGGTGAGTCGGCGGAACAGCGCTGGCGCGATGGACGCAGCAGCGCCCTCAGCGGGAACCCCTTTGATCTGTTGCGGGACACCCTGGCGGCCTACGACGCCCCAGCCGTTCCTGGTCTGCCTCCCCTGGGTCAACTGTTTGGTTTTTGGGGCTACGAACTGATTCGTTGGATTGAGCCCAGCGTTCCGATTCACCCCACCGATCCGGAGGGGCCGCCCGATGGCTGCTGGATGCTCGCTGACAGCCTGCTGGCCTTCGATCAGGTCAAGCGTCAGCTCACGGCCGTGGCCTACGTCAATCTCCACGACGAACCCGACGCGACCGCTGCCTACGACGCCGCCATGGCGCGGTTGGACGCGCTGGAGCAGCGCATGCACCAGCCCCTGCCCTCCGGGGTGACTCCCCTGGATTGGCGGGATGCCGATGCGGTGGATCTGCCCACCAGCAGCAACCGCAGTCGCGATGAGTTTGAAGCGGCTGTTCTGACGGCCAAAGAGCACATCGCCGCTGGGGATGTGTTCCAGCTGGTGATCAGTCAGCGCCTGGAAACGCCGGTTGAGCGGGAGCCGTTTGAGCTCTACCGCAGCCTGCGGATGGTGAATCCGTCTCCGTACATGGCCTTCTTCAACTTTGGAGGCTGGTACCTGATTGGCTCCAGCCCTGAGGTGATGGTGAAGGCCGAGCCCATGGCCGATGGCAGTGGCCGGGTGAAGGTCTCCCTGCGGCCCATTGCGGGCACCCGCCCCCGGGGACGGAGTGAAGCGGAGGACCTGGCGCTCGAGAAGGATCTCTTGGCCGATCCCAAGGAGCGCGCGGAGCACGTGATGCTCGTGGACCTCGGCCGTAATGACCTGGGCCGGGTCTGTGTGCCGGGCAGCGTCAGCGTCAGCGAGTTGATGGTGATTGAGCGCTACTCCCACGTGATGCACATCGTCAGTGAGGTGGAGGGATTGCTCGATCCAGAGCGGGATGTCTGGGATCTGTTGATGGCCTCCTTCCCTGCTGGCACCGTCAGCGGTGCGCCGAAGATCCGGGCGATGCAGTTGATCCATGCCTTGGAACCCGATGCCCGGGGTCCCTACTCCGGTGTCTATGGCGCCATGGATCTCAGCGGAGCGCTGAACACGGCGATCACGATTCGAACCATGGTCGTCCTGCCTGATGGGGACGGTCGCTGGCGGGTTCAGGTCCAGGCCGGTGCTGGCTTAGTGGCTGATTCGGTGCCTGCGTCGGAATTCCAAGAGACCCTCAACAAAGCCCGGGGCATGCTGAAGGCTCTGGCTTGCCTGGCATGA
- a CDS encoding photosystem I reaction center subunit II PsaD, which produces MTLSGQLPKYIGSTGGLLNAAETEEKYAITWTSAKEQVFELPTGGAAHMNEGENLMYFARKEQCLALGTQLRTKFKPRIEDYKIYRIFPGGDTEFLHPKDGVFPEKVNEGRQMVGHNARRIGQNGNPASIKFTGKNTFDS; this is translated from the coding sequence ATGACATTGAGCGGTCAACTCCCGAAGTACATCGGCAGCACCGGCGGTCTGCTCAACGCCGCTGAGACCGAAGAGAAGTACGCCATCACCTGGACCAGCGCCAAAGAGCAAGTCTTTGAGCTCCCCACCGGCGGTGCGGCTCACATGAATGAGGGCGAGAACCTCATGTATTTCGCCCGTAAGGAGCAGTGCCTGGCCCTCGGCACCCAGCTGCGCACCAAGTTCAAGCCCCGGATCGAGGACTACAAGATCTACCGGATCTTCCCCGGCGGTGACACCGAGTTCCTGCACCCCAAGGATGGTGTATTCCCCGAGAAGGTGAACGAGGGTCGTCAGATGGTGGGCCACAACGCCCGCCGCATTGGTCAGAACGGCAACCCCGCCAGCATCAAGTTCACCGGCAAGAACACCTTCGATTCCTGA
- a CDS encoding sensor histidine kinase: MGVLGCSFEALRRQLTQQMPAGRCDEDSVRRQWWAALATLQEDFLLPLGAQPGVWLASPLPALYEPSLLQQFQGWVWAPSELKDLLQSNAPLLPAAAASPSVSGGFQRLALEEADGTDPLLVLITPKLQMAMALVGSAQERQLVVRFDPPTLSAALSLFDERLQQSDPQQGQALRQSIQALGGLHNDEQLAQLFWPRLAERLAAMAPSLTLQPLVHRSSGSDSSSSPSSELALLEALTHEVRTPLATIRTLIRSLLRRGDLTELVRKRLHQIDGECSEQIDRFGLIFLAAELQRQPVLDEPAQALARTDLAQLLGQLEAGWQQQLERRGLNLELLLTPELPFVLSDPARLETVLGGLMDRFSRGLPAGAVVQLSLQPAGARLKLRLSAAALPTGEGEQDLQERVGPVLSWNPGTGSLQLSRQATQRLFHSLGGRLAERSGNDLTVFFPVA; the protein is encoded by the coding sequence ATGGGAGTCCTGGGCTGCAGTTTTGAGGCGCTCCGGCGTCAACTGACCCAGCAGATGCCCGCCGGTCGCTGCGATGAGGACAGCGTGCGCCGGCAGTGGTGGGCCGCCCTGGCCACGCTCCAGGAGGATTTTTTGCTGCCCCTGGGGGCTCAGCCCGGGGTCTGGCTGGCCTCCCCCCTGCCCGCCCTCTACGAACCCTCCCTGTTGCAGCAGTTCCAGGGCTGGGTCTGGGCGCCTTCTGAACTCAAGGACCTGCTGCAGAGCAACGCCCCCTTGCTGCCGGCCGCGGCGGCCAGCCCGTCGGTCAGTGGTGGATTTCAGCGGTTGGCCCTGGAGGAGGCCGATGGAACGGATCCACTGCTGGTGCTGATTACGCCGAAGTTGCAGATGGCGATGGCCCTGGTGGGCTCGGCCCAGGAGCGCCAACTGGTGGTTCGGTTTGACCCGCCCACCCTCTCTGCCGCGCTGTCGCTGTTCGATGAACGCCTGCAGCAGAGCGATCCCCAGCAGGGGCAGGCCCTGCGCCAGTCCATCCAGGCCTTGGGTGGACTGCACAACGACGAGCAGCTGGCGCAGCTGTTTTGGCCCCGCCTGGCTGAGCGGCTGGCGGCGATGGCCCCCAGCCTGACCCTGCAGCCCTTGGTGCACCGCAGCAGTGGCTCAGACAGCAGCTCCAGCCCCAGCAGTGAGTTGGCCCTGCTCGAGGCCCTCACCCATGAGGTGCGCACGCCGTTGGCCACGATTCGCACCTTGATTCGTTCGTTGCTGCGGCGCGGCGATCTCACGGAGTTGGTGCGCAAACGCCTGCATCAAATCGATGGGGAATGCAGCGAGCAGATTGATCGCTTCGGCCTGATTTTTCTCGCGGCTGAGTTGCAGCGTCAGCCGGTGCTCGATGAGCCGGCCCAGGCCCTGGCCCGCACCGATCTCGCCCAGCTCTTGGGTCAGCTTGAGGCCGGCTGGCAGCAGCAGCTGGAGCGCCGTGGGCTGAACCTGGAGCTGTTGCTCACGCCGGAGCTGCCGTTCGTCCTCTCCGACCCAGCGCGGCTGGAAACCGTCTTGGGCGGACTGATGGATCGCTTCAGTCGCGGCTTGCCCGCCGGAGCGGTGGTGCAACTGAGCCTTCAGCCCGCGGGGGCCCGGTTGAAGTTGCGCCTCAGTGCTGCGGCCTTGCCCACGGGTGAGGGTGAGCAGGACCTGCAAGAGCGGGTCGGACCAGTCTTGAGTTGGAACCCCGGCACCGGCAGCCTGCAGCTGAGCCGTCAGGCCACCCAGCGCCTGTTTCACAGCCTGGGGGGACGGCTCGCGGAGCGCTCTGGAAATGACCTCACGGTCTTTTTCCCGGTGGCCTAA
- the rodA gene encoding rod shape-determining protein RodA, translating into MTLSGFWDRRRGGLLFKRDGRRRRWFAGVDKILWWIPLAMIFVAGFLIASTQRQAGYADWYQHWVTAAVGLVIALLLAKVPVERISRWTWPIYGAMVASLIAVRLIGVSALGAQSWINIAGFNVQPSEFAKIAAILLLAQVLSRHPVERPVDLVRPVATISVPWLLVLIQPDLGTSLVFGAVLLVMMFWSGMPGAWVVLLISPVVTSVLAGVVPWLLVLWIPAMAVVAARSLPWKRLAPMAVVAIQGLFAVGTPWLWNNFLQPHQRDRLTLFLDPNKDPLGGGYHLLQSTVGIGSGGWFGTGLLQGHLTLLRFIPEQHTDFIFSALGEETGFLGSALVVLGFVAWIWRLLKIAGQARTDVESLVVIGVGAMVMFQVVVNINMTIGLGPITGIPLPWLSYGRSAMLVNFIGLGLCASVARGIKQPAKRR; encoded by the coding sequence ATGACGCTCTCGGGCTTCTGGGATCGCCGCCGCGGGGGCCTGCTGTTCAAACGGGATGGACGCCGGCGCCGCTGGTTCGCCGGCGTCGACAAGATCCTGTGGTGGATCCCCCTGGCGATGATTTTTGTCGCCGGCTTCCTGATCGCCAGCACCCAGCGCCAGGCCGGTTACGCCGATTGGTACCAGCACTGGGTGACGGCGGCTGTGGGTTTGGTCATTGCCCTGCTGCTGGCCAAGGTCCCAGTGGAGCGCATCTCTCGCTGGACCTGGCCGATCTATGGCGCCATGGTCGCCAGCTTGATCGCGGTGCGCCTGATCGGGGTGAGCGCCTTGGGGGCCCAGAGCTGGATCAACATCGCTGGCTTCAATGTCCAGCCCTCTGAGTTCGCCAAGATCGCGGCCATTCTTTTATTGGCGCAGGTCCTGTCGCGCCATCCCGTTGAGCGGCCCGTGGACCTGGTGCGGCCGGTGGCGACCATCAGCGTCCCTTGGCTGCTGGTCTTGATCCAGCCCGACCTGGGCACCTCCTTGGTGTTTGGTGCGGTGCTGCTGGTGATGATGTTCTGGTCCGGGATGCCGGGGGCCTGGGTCGTGCTCCTGATCTCGCCGGTGGTCACCTCGGTGCTCGCCGGGGTCGTCCCGTGGCTGTTGGTGCTCTGGATTCCGGCCATGGCTGTTGTGGCCGCCCGTTCGCTGCCTTGGAAACGCCTGGCACCGATGGCCGTAGTGGCCATTCAGGGGTTGTTCGCTGTGGGGACCCCCTGGTTGTGGAACAACTTTCTGCAGCCCCACCAGCGGGACCGCTTGACCCTCTTCCTGGATCCCAACAAGGATCCCTTGGGTGGCGGCTACCACCTGCTGCAGAGCACCGTGGGCATTGGCTCGGGCGGCTGGTTCGGCACCGGTCTGCTCCAGGGTCATCTGACCCTGCTGCGCTTCATCCCAGAGCAGCACACCGATTTCATCTTCAGCGCCCTGGGCGAAGAAACGGGATTTCTGGGTTCGGCGTTGGTGGTTCTGGGCTTTGTCGCCTGGATCTGGCGGCTGCTCAAGATCGCCGGTCAGGCCCGCACGGATGTGGAGTCCCTAGTCGTGATTGGCGTGGGGGCGATGGTGATGTTCCAGGTGGTCGTGAACATCAACATGACCATCGGTCTGGGGCCGATCACCGGGATCCCCTTGCCCTGGTTGAGTTACGGCCGCTCCGCGATGTTGGTGAACTTCATCGGACTGGGGTTGTGCGCCTCGGTGGCCCGGGGCATTAAGCAACCGGCCAAACGCCGCTGA
- a CDS encoding Mrp/NBP35 family ATP-binding protein, producing MASADQALKEALAALEPLKDAGTGRSLLDLQWIQEVRVQNNRVVFQLALPGYASSQRDRIAADARGALLQLGGIDDVQIELTQATPQAPAQGGAPIGAAGHGGGGPERQAIPGVKQVIAVSSGKGGVGKSTVAVNLACALAQRGLKVGLLDADIYGPNAPTMLGVADQTPQVRGSGNDQVLTPIESCGIAMVSMGLLIDAHQPVIWRGPMLNGIIRQFLYQVEWGERDVLVVDLPPGTGDAQLSLAQAVPMAGVIIVTTPQMVSLQDARRGLAMFQQLGVPVLGVVENMTAFIPPDAPEKRYELFGSGGGQCLADESGVPLLAQLPMELAVVQGGDGGRPVTVSAPESATATAFAALAARLPVATR from the coding sequence ATGGCCAGCGCAGACCAGGCCCTGAAAGAGGCCCTCGCCGCCCTCGAGCCCCTGAAAGATGCCGGCACCGGCCGCAGCCTTCTGGATCTGCAGTGGATCCAAGAGGTTCGGGTCCAGAACAACCGCGTCGTGTTCCAGCTGGCGTTGCCCGGATACGCCAGCTCCCAGCGGGACCGGATCGCCGCCGATGCCCGTGGTGCCCTGCTCCAGCTCGGCGGGATTGATGACGTTCAAATCGAGTTGACCCAGGCGACCCCGCAGGCCCCCGCCCAGGGGGGTGCTCCCATCGGTGCGGCTGGTCATGGCGGCGGTGGTCCTGAGCGCCAGGCCATTCCTGGCGTCAAGCAGGTGATCGCCGTCAGCAGTGGCAAAGGGGGCGTGGGCAAAAGCACCGTGGCGGTGAACCTGGCCTGTGCCCTGGCCCAGCGCGGACTCAAGGTCGGTCTGCTCGATGCCGACATCTATGGCCCGAATGCCCCGACGATGTTGGGCGTGGCCGATCAAACCCCGCAGGTGCGGGGCAGCGGCAACGACCAGGTCTTAACCCCCATTGAGAGTTGCGGCATCGCGATGGTCTCGATGGGCCTGCTGATTGATGCCCATCAGCCCGTGATCTGGCGCGGCCCGATGCTCAACGGCATCATTCGCCAGTTCCTCTACCAAGTCGAGTGGGGTGAGCGGGATGTGCTCGTGGTTGACCTGCCTCCGGGGACGGGTGACGCCCAGCTCAGCCTGGCCCAGGCCGTGCCGATGGCTGGCGTGATCATTGTCACGACACCCCAAATGGTCTCTCTGCAGGACGCTCGCCGTGGCTTGGCGATGTTCCAGCAGCTGGGGGTTCCGGTTTTGGGTGTGGTGGAGAACATGACGGCCTTCATCCCGCCGGATGCCCCCGAGAAGCGCTACGAGCTCTTTGGCTCCGGTGGCGGCCAGTGCCTGGCCGATGAGAGCGGTGTGCCGCTCTTGGCCCAGTTGCCGATGGAATTAGCTGTGGTTCAAGGCGGTGACGGCGGCCGGCCTGTGACCGTCAGTGCACCGGAGTCGGCGACGGCCACCGCCTTTGCCGCGCTGGCCGCCCGCCTCCCGGTGGCCACGCGCTGA
- the hemF gene encoding oxygen-dependent coproporphyrinogen oxidase codes for MGLQDSICAGLEQFDGGGRFEEESWVRPEGGGGRSRVIKGGRVFEQGGVNFSEVEGTELPPSILNQRPEAKGHRWYATGTSMVLHPRNPFIPTVHLNYRYFEAGPVWWFGGGADLTPYYPFLEDAKHFHQTLKNACDSVNPAYYQVFKPWCDEYFYLKHRDETRGVGGIFYDYQDPRGVLYKGQAPEGPAAAAGQGVGPIQQSWEQLFNLASACGNAFLPSYLPIAEKRQHTPYGERERQFQLYRRGRYVEFNLVFDRGTIFGLQTNGRTESILMSLPPLVRWEYGYKAEEGSREALLTDLFTKPQNWLGDDSLVGRCQPHGAVS; via the coding sequence ATGGGGCTGCAGGATTCCATTTGCGCTGGCCTGGAGCAGTTCGACGGCGGCGGGCGCTTTGAAGAGGAAAGCTGGGTTCGCCCTGAGGGCGGTGGTGGCCGCTCCCGCGTGATCAAAGGCGGCCGGGTGTTTGAACAGGGCGGTGTGAACTTCTCCGAGGTGGAGGGCACCGAGCTCCCCCCCTCGATCCTCAATCAACGCCCCGAAGCCAAGGGCCACCGCTGGTATGCCACTGGCACCTCGATGGTGCTGCACCCCCGCAACCCCTTCATCCCCACCGTTCACCTCAACTACCGCTACTTCGAGGCCGGTCCCGTCTGGTGGTTTGGCGGCGGTGCTGACCTGACCCCCTACTACCCCTTCCTGGAGGACGCCAAGCACTTCCACCAAACCCTGAAGAACGCCTGCGACAGCGTCAATCCGGCCTACTACCAGGTGTTCAAACCCTGGTGCGACGAGTACTTCTATCTGAAGCACCGCGATGAGACCCGGGGTGTGGGCGGGATCTTTTACGACTACCAGGACCCCCGCGGGGTGCTCTACAAGGGCCAAGCCCCCGAGGGGCCCGCTGCCGCCGCTGGGCAAGGGGTCGGCCCCATCCAGCAGAGCTGGGAGCAGCTCTTCAACCTGGCCAGCGCCTGCGGGAACGCGTTCCTACCCAGCTATCTGCCGATCGCTGAGAAGCGGCAGCACACCCCCTACGGCGAGCGGGAACGTCAGTTCCAGCTCTATCGCCGCGGCCGCTACGTGGAATTCAACCTGGTGTTTGACCGGGGCACGATCTTTGGCCTGCAAACCAACGGCCGCACCGAGTCGATCCTGATGTCCCTGCCCCCCTTGGTGCGCTGGGAGTACGGCTATAAAGCCGAGGAAGGCAGCCGCGAGGCCCTGCTGACCGATCTGTTCACCAAGCCCCAGAACTGGCTGGGTGATGACTCACTGGTTGGTCGCTGCCAGCCCCACGGCGCCGTGAGCTGA